The Edwardsiella tarda ATCC 15947 = NBRC 105688 region GGTAACATGATGGGCAGCGGCATCGCGCTGTTACCGGCAAACCTCGCCAAAATTGGTTCCATTGCACTCTTTGGTTGGTTAATTGCCTTGGTCGGCGCCATGTCGTTGGCCTTTGTTTTTGCACGTTTGACAACACGCGATCCGCAGGTTGGCGGTCCCATCGCCTATGCCGGCCGCCTCGGCCCAGCCTTCGGCTTCCAAACGGCGGTGCTCTACTATCACGCCAACTGGATAGGTAACCTGGCCGACTGCCTGGCGGGGGTAGCCTACCTGTCGGTCTTCTTTCCCATGCTCAATCACCCGATCCCCGCCGGCATCGCCAGCATCGTCATCATCTGGATCATGGCCTTCATCAACCTGATGGGCGGGAGCTGGGTCAGCCGCCTGACCACCTTGGGATTGATCCTGGTGCTGCTCCCGGTCGTCGGTACCGCCATCGCCGGTTGGCACTGGTTCGATCCTGCGCTGTATCACGCCAACTGGAACACCACCCACAGCAGTAGCGGTGATGCCGTACTGCACAGTATCTTGATCTGCCTGTGGGCGTTTGTCGGCGTCGAGAGCGCCGCAGTAAGCTCAGGACTGGTGAAGAATGCGCAACGTACCGTGCCGCTGGCCACCATGCTGGGGACGGCATTGGCGGGGCTAGTCTACATCCTGGCAACCCAGGTGATGAGTGGCATGTTCCCCGCCGCGACCATGGCGGCGACCGGTGCCCCCTTCGCCGCCAGTGCCGCCATGATCCTCGGCGGCTGGGCCGCGCCGGTGGTGTCCGCCTTCACCGCCTTCGCCTGCCTGGCGGCATTAGGCTCGTGGATGATGTTAGTCGGCCAAGCCGGGGTGCGCGCCGCGCGCGACGGTAACTTCCCCAAGATCTATGGTGAGGTCGATGCCAACGGGGTGCCGCGCAAGGGGATCATCCTGTCGGCGCTGAAAATGACCGCGCTGATGGCGCTGATGACCTTCTTGGCCAGTAGTGGTGCCAAGACCTCCGATATCTTCGGTAATCTGATCGGCATCGCCGTATTGTTAACCATGCTGCCCTACTTTTACTCCTGCGTGGCGCTGATCCGCCTGGAGGGGGCCTCACTGCATCACCTCTTGAGCCTGACGGCCGCCACCCTGGGCTGCTTGTTCTGTTTTATCGCACTGAGTGGCGCAGAGTCGGTCAAGCTGGCGCTCACCTTCATCATCAGCCTGAGCATCCTGATGTTCTACGCGCGCCGCCAGGGGGCGCACGAGCAAGCCTACGCCCGTCTCAATCGAGGCACCCCGCGCTAAACGTACCACGCAGGCCGTCCGCTTTCCTTGCCGGGCGGCCTGTTCAGCGCCCCACCTCGACCATTGACGCTTTACCCCCGTCCGACGCGCTCCTATAATAGCCGCCCTGTTTGTTGTGGTTCGCCCAGGCGTTCCGGCGGCGGACAGCTCCATCTTCTGTTTCGACCTTCACTATAGGGATACGCTGAATGAAAAAGTGGTCACCTCTGGTAGCCGCAGGTTTGCTGGCATGCGGGAGCCATGCTGCATACGCTGCCGATGCGCCGAAAACTGACAATAACACTGTCTATTTCTAC contains the following coding sequences:
- the cadB gene encoding cadaverine/lysine antiporter, translated to MASSKKIGLFACTGIVAGNMMGSGIALLPANLAKIGSIALFGWLIALVGAMSLAFVFARLTTRDPQVGGPIAYAGRLGPAFGFQTAVLYYHANWIGNLADCLAGVAYLSVFFPMLNHPIPAGIASIVIIWIMAFINLMGGSWVSRLTTLGLILVLLPVVGTAIAGWHWFDPALYHANWNTTHSSSGDAVLHSILICLWAFVGVESAAVSSGLVKNAQRTVPLATMLGTALAGLVYILATQVMSGMFPAATMAATGAPFAASAAMILGGWAAPVVSAFTAFACLAALGSWMMLVGQAGVRAARDGNFPKIYGEVDANGVPRKGIILSALKMTALMALMTFLASSGAKTSDIFGNLIGIAVLLTMLPYFYSCVALIRLEGASLHHLLSLTAATLGCLFCFIALSGAESVKLALTFIISLSILMFYARRQGAHEQAYARLNRGTPR